Part of the Campylobacter concisus genome, ATTTTTCAACATATTTAACACTAAATATGCTAAAAAAATGGTATTTAATATTCTCTTATTTACTAAAGAAAGATAAATTTCACCCAGAGTATTTGTATGAAAAATTAGTTGATTTTCAGGCTGATCTGTTGGCACTTAGTCACGATAATAGTTTTAGCGAATTTATAGCCTACGATCACAATAATCTAACTCAAACTTTTGTGCCTTTGATAAATAATCTAAGACTTTTGTTCTCACATATCTTATCTCCAAAATATATAATGGCGCAAATTGTTAAAAACAATCACGGCTTTTATGACTGTATTTTTGATAATCCAAGCATTATTGAAAACTCAGAAATTTATTTTGCTATTCACAGCGATACGAAAAATGAGTATCTTCTTAAAAATTTCAAAGAGCAGTGCAAAATCCATACTCAATCAAATATAAAAGGCATAGTTTCTTCACAGCTAAGAGGTATAAACGTAGAGCAAATTTCTGTTGTTCCTAGTACTTTACCGAAGTTAAACGATTATATCTATTATAAGATAGACAAAAAAGATGAAATTTTTAAAAGCTTTGCAAATCAAAATGTGATTAGCGTTTATATAACGGCAAATTTGCCAAATGCTGACATTAAAATGTGGGCTTTATTATAAGGATAAAAATGAACGAAAATCAAAATGAAACCTCAGTTTTAAGTCAAACAAATCTTTTGGGTCTTGGCACAAATCTTGCACTAGATCATGTATTACCATTGCTTCTTTTGGCAAATAGGGTTTCAAAATTACAAAATTTTTCACAAAGTGAAATGGCAAATTTACGTGAAAAATTGATAAACGATATCTTAAGCACTACTTCAAAGATATCAAATCTAGGCATTTACGAGGAAGACGATATTATTAGACTTAGATATTGCCTTTGTGTTTTTATAGATGAGAGCTTGCTAAAAAATGAAATTTTTATGAACAGCTTTTGGGCAAATAATACACTGACAACAAGATTTTTTAATGAAAATCTAGGCGGAAATAAATTCTTTGGCATTATGGATAAGTGGTTTGAAAATGTTGGCAAAAATAAAGATTTCTTAGAATTTATATATGCTTGTTTGGTGCTTGGCTATAAAGGAAAATATGAAACCCAAGAAGATTGCAATGAAAAAATCTCTTATCTTTGTGAAAATATAGCTGCAGCTGTTTCTCCGCTTATAAAGGCTGATGAAAATGTATTTGAAAAGAGTTACTTAAAACAGACAAAGAAAAGCTTTCTTGAGATATTTTCGCTAAAGCGCTTAAAATTTTATTTCATTTTGCTAGCCATTGCTATGATCGCAGCCGCGTTTTTATATAGTACATATTCTATGGATCAAAATAATATCAGAAACGATAGTGTCCTAAATAATAAGATAGAGAATTTTATGGATAACAAGTAAGTGCAAGATAATTTTTGTAATAAATTTAATGAAGATTTTTTAGAGAATGAGCTTTATATTAGTTTAACTGATGAAATGTCAAAGTATAAAACTTTGATGCATGATAGCATAAAGTGGGATTACGTATTTAGCTCATCTTTAAGAGCCTTAAGTGAGTTTAGTCTTGACGCCAAGCTTTTAAATTTCTTAGCGATTTCTGCTATAAATTTAAATGACAAAGAGGCTTTTAAGACACTTATAAAAGCTTTTGCCTTTTTTCTATCTATTTTAAAAAAAGAGCCAAATTTACTTGC contains:
- the icmH gene encoding type IVB secretion system protein IcmH/DotU: MNENQNETSVLSQTNLLGLGTNLALDHVLPLLLLANRVSKLQNFSQSEMANLREKLINDILSTTSKISNLGIYEEDDIIRLRYCLCVFIDESLLKNEIFMNSFWANNTLTTRFFNENLGGNKFFGIMDKWFENVGKNKDFLEFIYACLVLGYKGKYETQEDCNEKISYLCENIAAAVSPLIKADENVFEKSYLKQTKKSFLEIFSLKRLKFYFILLAIAMIAAAFLYSTYSMDQNNIRNDSVLNNKIENFMDNK